A part of Desulfobacter sp. genomic DNA contains:
- a CDS encoding 3-hydroxyacyl-CoA dehydrogenase/enoyl-CoA hydratase family protein, producing MVRKIRKAAVIGSGIMGGGIAALLAGAGVDVLLLDIVPFDLKDEEKNDPAARNRIVQAGMDAALASKPSLFFNKKDAARISLGNLDDDIEKLADCDWIVEVVVENLKIKRDLFEKVAKIKKEGAIVTTNTSGIPLKDISEGFSQEFKEHFMGTHFFNPVRYMHLLELIPGAETKPEILDFIATFGERNLGKGIVWAKDTPNFVGNRIGIQGIGAAIQFMVEDGLTVPEVDALFGPALGRPKTAIFKTTDLVGLDTMAHVAKNSYDLCEDDEQRETMNLPEFIGKMVEKNMLGNKTQGGFYKTELTPEWKKLRKVLNVETLEYEDLERPTFPCLDEAKKKGTLVEKMACVLKGDDKGAKFAWRCMANAFQYAANRVPEIADTIVEIDNSMKWGYNFEMGPFEAWDAYGVAEAVERMKVEGLEVPANVMAMLEKGATSFYKLENGIRYYFDFAAGDYKAVPVSKSMVSIAAAKGNNKTVLENASASLVDIGDDVFCVEFHTKMNAINAEIVDTIGEALEYVDKNGCGLVIGNEAGGMPGAFSAGADLGYVSKLCHDKKYAEIDAFLKKAQDGIQATKYAAFPVVAAPYGMVLGGGCETCLGADRIVAHTELYMGLVEIGVGLLPAGGGTMNLWKKHVDALPGKVAKDTDLAKIFIPAFMKIGMAAVSMSAAQAQGNGYLGLADRIVMNRDNLIGEAKKEVLKMVDDGYVPPMKKPLRVIGNAGQGMVNAELFNMLNGNFMSEHDAFLAKRIAFVMSGGDVRTGSEVDEDTILKLEREAFVDFCKEEKTIARIDHMLKTGKPLRN from the coding sequence ATGGTAAGAAAGATCAGAAAGGCTGCAGTCATCGGGTCCGGAATCATGGGAGGCGGAATTGCTGCCCTTCTCGCCGGCGCCGGTGTTGATGTGCTGCTCCTGGACATCGTTCCTTTTGACTTGAAAGACGAAGAAAAAAATGATCCCGCTGCCAGGAACCGCATTGTTCAAGCCGGTATGGATGCAGCCCTTGCATCAAAACCCTCTTTATTCTTCAACAAAAAGGATGCAGCCCGCATCTCTCTGGGCAACCTGGACGACGACATTGAAAAACTGGCCGACTGCGACTGGATCGTGGAAGTAGTCGTCGAAAACCTGAAGATCAAAAGAGACCTTTTTGAAAAGGTTGCCAAGATCAAAAAAGAAGGTGCCATCGTCACCACCAACACTTCGGGTATTCCCCTTAAAGACATCAGCGAAGGCTTTTCCCAGGAATTCAAAGAGCACTTCATGGGCACCCATTTCTTCAACCCCGTCCGCTACATGCACCTGCTGGAGCTGATCCCCGGCGCAGAAACCAAACCCGAAATCCTGGACTTCATCGCCACCTTCGGTGAAAGAAACCTGGGCAAGGGCATTGTCTGGGCCAAGGACACCCCCAACTTTGTGGGCAACAGAATCGGCATCCAGGGCATCGGCGCCGCCATCCAGTTCATGGTTGAAGACGGACTCACCGTTCCTGAAGTGGACGCCCTGTTCGGACCGGCCCTGGGCCGCCCCAAAACAGCCATCTTCAAAACCACCGACCTGGTCGGGCTGGACACCATGGCCCATGTGGCCAAAAACTCCTATGATCTTTGCGAGGACGACGAGCAGAGAGAGACCATGAACCTGCCGGAATTCATCGGCAAAATGGTTGAAAAGAACATGCTGGGCAACAAGACCCAGGGCGGTTTCTACAAAACAGAACTGACGCCGGAATGGAAAAAGCTCAGAAAGGTCCTCAACGTAGAGACCCTGGAATACGAAGATCTGGAAAGACCCACCTTCCCCTGCCTGGATGAAGCCAAGAAAAAAGGGACCCTGGTTGAAAAAATGGCCTGCGTCCTCAAGGGCGACGACAAAGGCGCCAAGTTTGCCTGGAGATGCATGGCCAACGCCTTCCAGTACGCCGCCAACCGCGTACCTGAAATTGCAGACACCATCGTTGAAATCGACAACTCCATGAAATGGGGCTACAACTTTGAAATGGGTCCCTTTGAAGCCTGGGACGCTTACGGCGTTGCGGAAGCCGTTGAAAGAATGAAGGTCGAAGGCCTGGAAGTTCCCGCCAATGTAATGGCCATGCTGGAAAAGGGCGCCACCTCCTTCTACAAACTTGAAAACGGTATCCGTTACTACTTTGACTTTGCAGCAGGGGATTACAAAGCGGTTCCCGTTTCCAAATCAATGGTCTCCATTGCTGCTGCCAAGGGCAACAACAAGACCGTCCTTGAAAATGCCTCCGCTTCCCTTGTGGACATCGGAGACGATGTCTTCTGTGTTGAATTCCATACCAAGATGAACGCCATCAACGCGGAGATCGTTGATACCATAGGCGAAGCCCTTGAGTATGTAGATAAAAACGGCTGCGGCCTTGTCATCGGCAACGAAGCCGGCGGCATGCCCGGAGCCTTCTCTGCCGGTGCCGACCTGGGCTATGTCTCCAAGCTCTGCCACGATAAGAAGTATGCTGAAATCGACGCCTTTCTGAAAAAAGCCCAGGACGGCATCCAGGCAACCAAATATGCAGCCTTCCCCGTTGTTGCAGCCCCCTACGGCATGGTATTGGGCGGCGGCTGTGAAACCTGTCTGGGTGCGGACCGCATCGTGGCCCACACCGAGCTTTACATGGGCCTGGTTGAAATCGGCGTCGGCCTCCTGCCCGCCGGCGGCGGCACCATGAACCTGTGGAAAAAACATGTGGATGCCCTTCCCGGCAAGGTGGCAAAAGACACCGATCTGGCCAAGATTTTCATCCCGGCCTTCATGAAAATAGGCATGGCCGCCGTTTCCATGTCTGCTGCCCAGGCCCAGGGCAATGGGTACCTCGGCCTTGCCGACCGCATCGTCATGAACCGCGACAACCTCATCGGCGAAGCCAAGAAAGAAGTTTTGAAAATGGTGGACGACGGATATGTTCCCCCCATGAAAAAGCCGCTTCGTGTCATCGGCAACGCCGGCCAGGGCATGGTTAACGCAGAATTGTTCAACATGCTCAACGGCAACTTCATGAGTGAGCACGATGCCTTCCTGGCCAAACGGATCGCATTTGTCATGAGCGGCGGTGATGTAAGAACCGGTTCCGAAGTGGATGAAGACACCATTCTGAAGCTGGAACGTGAAGCCTTTGTCGATTTCTGTAAGGAAGAAAAGACCATTGCCAGAATCGACCACATGCTGAAAACCGGCAAACCGCTTAGAAACTAG
- a CDS encoding thiolase family protein gives MRDAYIVQSVRTPGCKQKRGQFKETRPEELASFIMKEAVDRTPNLNAEDLDDVMLGCAFPEAEQGLNLGRVAAKMAGFPDKVSGATVNRFCASGLEAIALASMRVSAGWSEVCMGAGCESMTFVPMGGNVPRPHPEYSRTNPEMYISMGITAENVANRYNVSREEQDKFAAASQAKAAAARDNGKFTEIIPTPAYKYVKQEDGTYKKESFIVEHDDGIRLSTPEGLGKLRTVFAAAGSVTAGNSSQTTDGAAATIIASKEKCEELGLTPIGRLVTYATVGCKSDEMGVGPKYAIPVALKQAGLTIDDIDIYEINEAFASQALHCIKELDLEKYMDKINIHGGAIALGHPLGCTGAKLTATCLANLKEVNGKYGVVSMCIGGGMGAAAVFERM, from the coding sequence ATGAGAGACGCATATATTGTACAATCCGTAAGGACCCCGGGCTGCAAGCAGAAAAGAGGTCAGTTCAAAGAGACCCGGCCCGAAGAACTGGCATCCTTCATCATGAAGGAAGCCGTGGATAGAACCCCCAACCTCAACGCCGAGGATCTGGACGACGTCATGCTGGGCTGCGCCTTCCCCGAAGCGGAGCAGGGCCTGAACCTGGGCCGGGTGGCTGCCAAGATGGCCGGCTTTCCCGACAAGGTTTCCGGCGCCACCGTAAACCGTTTCTGTGCCTCAGGCCTTGAAGCCATCGCCCTTGCTTCCATGCGGGTATCTGCAGGCTGGTCCGAGGTCTGCATGGGTGCGGGCTGCGAATCCATGACCTTCGTGCCCATGGGCGGCAATGTGCCCCGCCCCCATCCCGAATACTCCAGAACCAACCCTGAAATGTATATTTCCATGGGCATCACTGCAGAAAACGTGGCCAACCGCTACAACGTCTCCCGGGAAGAGCAGGACAAGTTTGCTGCGGCCTCCCAGGCCAAGGCAGCTGCGGCCAGGGATAACGGCAAATTCACCGAAATCATCCCCACCCCTGCCTACAAATATGTAAAGCAGGAAGACGGCACCTACAAAAAAGAAAGCTTTATTGTAGAGCATGACGACGGCATCCGGCTTTCCACCCCGGAAGGACTGGGCAAGCTGAGAACCGTATTTGCCGCAGCCGGATCCGTAACCGCAGGCAACTCTTCCCAGACCACCGACGGCGCGGCCGCCACCATCATCGCCTCCAAGGAAAAATGCGAAGAACTCGGCCTCACCCCCATCGGGCGCCTGGTGACCTATGCCACCGTGGGCTGCAAGTCAGACGAAATGGGCGTGGGCCCCAAATATGCCATCCCCGTTGCCCTGAAGCAGGCCGGCCTGACCATCGACGACATTGATATCTATGAAATCAATGAAGCCTTTGCCTCCCAGGCCCTTCACTGCATTAAGGAACTGGATCTGGAAAAATACATGGATAAAATCAATATTCACGGCGGAGCTATTGCACTGGGTCATCCCCTGGGCTGCACCGGTGCTAAACTCACAGCGACCTGTCTTGCCAACCTCAAAGAGGTGAACGGTAAATATGGAGTGGTTTCCATGTGTATCGGCGGCGGCATGGGTGCTGCGGCTGTATTCGAAAGAATGTAG
- a CDS encoding phenyltransferase domain-containing protein — MPRIHAKLHPDSPLNIDSVARSIAGLQRDNGDIPWHANGKTDPWDLVESVMGLNISGYHEQALAALDWMVEKQNSDGSWFSSYMDGVPEDRTTETHMACYMAVGIFHQYLITRDKILLERYWPAMAAGVEFALSLQARSGEIYWAKSPEGKTDPMSLLAGSSSIFMSLKCALAVAGLLGKQKTLWSDGLNRLEVSLQENIHTYNVSKSRFSMYWFYPILSGALRGEKAEARIDKYWNKYMIEDQGCRCVSDQPWVTIAETCELVLALHGMGRKQKAGIVFSWIQNRVFEDNTFWCGYTFPDMVIWPEEKISWTNAVVLMAADALYGLTPAGRLFDHDSWDGYRYRGLDRD; from the coding sequence ATGCCCCGTATACATGCAAAGCTACATCCTGATTCACCTCTGAACATTGACTCAGTCGCACGGTCCATTGCAGGGCTTCAGCGGGATAACGGAGATATCCCCTGGCATGCCAACGGAAAAACCGACCCCTGGGATCTTGTGGAATCCGTCATGGGGCTGAATATCTCAGGGTACCATGAACAGGCCCTGGCCGCCCTGGACTGGATGGTGGAAAAACAAAACTCCGACGGCTCCTGGTTTTCCTCATATATGGACGGCGTTCCGGAAGACCGGACCACTGAAACCCACATGGCCTGCTATATGGCGGTGGGGATTTTTCATCAGTATCTCATCACCCGGGATAAGATTCTTCTTGAGCGGTACTGGCCGGCCATGGCGGCAGGGGTCGAATTCGCCCTAAGCCTCCAGGCCCGGTCCGGGGAAATATACTGGGCCAAAAGCCCGGAGGGGAAAACCGATCCCATGTCCCTGCTGGCAGGTTCCTCATCCATTTTCATGAGTCTGAAATGCGCCCTGGCCGTTGCCGGCCTTCTGGGAAAACAAAAAACATTGTGGTCCGATGGCCTGAACCGGCTGGAAGTGTCGCTGCAGGAAAATATCCACACCTATAATGTCTCCAAATCCAGGTTTTCCATGTACTGGTTTTACCCCATTCTTTCCGGGGCCCTGCGGGGTGAAAAAGCCGAGGCCCGCATCGATAAGTACTGGAACAAGTATATGATCGAGGACCAGGGATGCCGGTGCGTATCGGACCAGCCCTGGGTCACCATTGCCGAAACCTGCGAGCTGGTCCTGGCCCTCCACGGCATGGGGAGGAAACAGAAGGCCGGCATTGTCTTTTCCTGGATACAGAACCGGGTATTTGAGGACAATACATTCTGGTGCGGGTATACCTTTCCGGATATGGTCATCTGGCCCGAAGAAAAAATTTCATGGACCAATGCCGTCGTTCTCATGGCGGCGGATGCCCTGTACGGCCTGACCCCGGCGGGTCGGCTTTTTGACCACGATTCCTGGGACGGATACCGGTACAGGGGGCTGGACCG